The following proteins come from a genomic window of Gottfriedia acidiceleris:
- a CDS encoding carbohydrate ABC transporter permease — MVFPFIWMLLTSLKTYAESIHVPPVIVPKHFQWVNYKDVFDLLPFFKFMFNTLIITVIRTIGQLLLCSLAAYAFARIEFPGRNILFLIALSVLMVPGQVFLLPQYMIMVKLGWLNSLQAVVVPGLFSAFGTFLLRQFFMGLPKELEEAARLDGCNHFQIYWKIMLPLAKPGLVALGIFTTLWSWNELMWPMIVNSSPDSMTLSVGLSSLQGQYLTNYPVLMAGSFLAILPMLILFIILQKQFIEGIAVTGSK; from the coding sequence ATGGTCTTCCCTTTTATATGGATGTTACTAACTTCATTAAAAACTTATGCTGAGTCGATTCATGTCCCACCCGTTATTGTTCCAAAACACTTTCAGTGGGTGAATTATAAAGATGTTTTTGATTTACTACCATTCTTTAAATTTATGTTTAATACGCTAATCATTACAGTAATTCGTACAATTGGACAATTATTATTATGTTCATTAGCCGCATACGCTTTTGCGAGAATTGAATTTCCAGGAAGAAACATTCTTTTTTTAATCGCATTATCAGTTTTAATGGTACCTGGTCAAGTCTTTTTATTGCCACAATATATGATTATGGTGAAATTAGGCTGGTTAAACTCTTTACAAGCAGTAGTCGTTCCAGGTTTATTTAGCGCATTTGGTACATTCCTTTTAAGGCAATTTTTTATGGGGTTACCAAAGGAATTAGAAGAAGCAGCTAGATTAGATGGCTGTAATCATTTTCAAATCTATTGGAAAATCATGCTTCCTTTAGCAAAGCCAGGTTTAGTTGCTTTAGGTATATTTACAACGCTTTGGAGCTGGAATGAATTAATGTGGCCAATGATTGTTAATAGCTCACCAGACTCAATGACGTTGTCTGTCGGTTTGTCATCATTACAAGGACAATATTTAACTAACTATCCAGTTTTAATGGCAGGATCATTTTTAGCCATTTTACCAATGCTTATTTTATTTATAATTTTACAAAAACAATTTATTGAAGGAATTGCAGTTACAGGAAGTAAATAA
- a CDS encoding Gfo/Idh/MocA family protein, translated as MMKAALIGAGSRGFYAYGSYALQYPHEIQFIAVAEPNKEKREKFAEAHNIPENMRFEDWTELLEKEQLCEALLICSPDQNHYKPVMKAIEKGYSILLEKPMSPEPIETLEIAEAAEKHNTLLTVCHVMRYAPFYQALKEVVDQKIIGDIISIQWNENVGYFHQAHSFVRGNWRNSSESSSMLLQKSCHDMDMLAWLIGTECKSVSSYGSLTYFKKENAPEGSTHRCLDGCKVEKECPYSAAKWYLHDRDVWPANVISASSSLDSRLKAIQEGPYGRCVFHCDNDVVDHQVVNLLFENDITVAFTMTAFTNETFRNFKIMGTKGEIIGNDAKNEIEVNYFSGKKELIKPSTVDGGHMGADTSIMSDFIQRVTKKDKGSLTSAIVSAKSHMIAYAAEESRVSGTMVSLDDYEKKLRMTEESVL; from the coding sequence ATTATGAAAGCAGCATTAATAGGAGCGGGAAGTAGAGGATTTTACGCATACGGTTCATACGCTTTACAGTATCCACATGAAATTCAATTCATTGCTGTAGCCGAGCCAAATAAAGAAAAAAGAGAAAAGTTTGCGGAAGCACACAATATCCCTGAGAATATGAGATTTGAAGACTGGACGGAGCTATTAGAAAAAGAACAGCTATGTGAGGCTCTATTAATTTGTAGTCCAGACCAGAATCATTATAAGCCGGTTATGAAGGCAATTGAAAAAGGATATAGTATTTTATTGGAAAAACCGATGTCACCAGAACCAATTGAGACGTTAGAAATTGCGGAAGCGGCAGAAAAGCATAATACATTATTAACAGTTTGTCATGTTATGAGATATGCACCATTTTATCAAGCATTAAAAGAAGTTGTTGATCAAAAAATAATCGGCGACATCATATCAATCCAGTGGAATGAGAATGTAGGTTACTTTCATCAAGCTCATAGTTTTGTACGTGGTAACTGGCGTAATTCATCTGAATCTAGCTCGATGCTCTTACAAAAAAGCTGCCACGATATGGATATGCTTGCTTGGCTGATTGGTACAGAGTGCAAGAGTGTATCTTCGTATGGAAGTTTAACTTACTTTAAAAAAGAAAACGCACCAGAAGGTTCAACACATCGTTGTTTGGATGGTTGTAAAGTAGAAAAGGAATGTCCGTATTCAGCAGCTAAATGGTATTTACATGACCGTGATGTTTGGCCAGCAAATGTTATTTCAGCAAGTTCAAGTCTTGATAGTAGACTTAAGGCAATTCAAGAGGGACCATATGGTCGCTGCGTATTTCACTGTGACAATGATGTTGTAGACCATCAAGTAGTTAATTTATTATTTGAAAATGACATAACAGTTGCATTTACTATGACGGCATTTACAAATGAAACATTCCGTAACTTCAAAATTATGGGAACAAAAGGCGAAATAATTGGAAATGATGCTAAAAATGAAATTGAAGTTAATTATTTTTCAGGTAAGAAGGAATTAATTAAGCCATCAACTGTAGATGGTGGTCATATGGGAGCTGATACAAGTATTATGTCTGATTTCATTCAACGCGTTACTAAGAAGGACAAAGGCAGTTTAACATCAGCTATCGTATCAGCTAAAAGCCATATGATTGCTTATGCTGCAGAAGAATCAAGAGTTTCAGGAACAATGGTTTCACTAGATGACTATGAGAAAAAATTAAGAATGACAGAAGAGAGCGTTTTGTAG
- a CDS encoding GntR family transcriptional regulator, which yields MVEKDSRLPLYYQLMDILLEKIESGELAENDQLPSERELCDTYQVSRTTVRQTMQELEKQGYIYKVHGKGTYVSPRTYNQSLVKFYSFTEEMKKAGKIPTTTVVSFEKINCDSKVAKAMNLSVEEEVFKIVRLRLADQEPMLYETSYVPVKDFKNLSSEELQHTPMYEIFRTQYNVNISSALESFMAVSANKVESEMLNIIEGAPCLLLKRVTYDQSKVIEYTMSIARGDKFTYTVELK from the coding sequence ATGGTTGAAAAGGATTCCCGACTTCCTCTTTATTATCAATTAATGGATATTTTATTAGAAAAAATCGAATCAGGCGAACTTGCTGAAAACGATCAGCTACCATCTGAACGAGAATTGTGTGACACATATCAAGTTAGCCGTACAACGGTAAGACAGACGATGCAAGAGCTTGAAAAACAAGGCTATATTTATAAAGTTCATGGCAAGGGGACATATGTTTCTCCAAGAACGTATAATCAAAGTCTTGTGAAATTTTATAGTTTTACAGAAGAAATGAAAAAAGCAGGGAAAATCCCAACGACAACGGTCGTTTCTTTTGAAAAAATCAATTGTGACAGTAAAGTAGCAAAGGCCATGAATCTATCGGTAGAAGAAGAGGTATTTAAGATTGTTCGGTTAAGACTTGCAGACCAGGAACCGATGTTATATGAAACCTCTTATGTACCCGTAAAGGATTTTAAAAATCTTTCGAGTGAAGAATTGCAACATACGCCAATGTATGAAATCTTTAGAACGCAATATAATGTGAATATTTCTAGCGCTTTAGAAAGCTTTATGGCTGTTAGTGCAAATAAAGTGGAGTCAGAAATGCTAAACATAATCGAAGGTGCACCATGTCTACTGCTTAAACGTGTAACTTACGATCAAAGTAAAGTAATTGAGTATACAATGTCGATTGCAAGAGGGGATAAATTTACTTATACAGTAGAGTTAAAATAG
- the gatY gene encoding tagatose-bisphosphate aldolase subunit GatY produces the protein MITSRSTILLEAQTKGYAVPAFNIHNLETMKTVLETAQELRSPVLIAATPSTVSYMGEEFLISMMEAAKKRYDIPICFHLDHHEKVDNIKALIDSGIHSVMIDASHHDFEENIRIVREVVDYASSFGVAVEAELGRLSGVEDDLEVDVKDQIYTNPAQAKEFVSRTGIDSLAVAIGTAHGLYKGEPKLDIERLSAIQKEVDIPLVLHGASGLPDELVQKTIKNGICKVNIATELKIAFANGLRGYLKEHPDANDPRYYFKDAVREMKIVVADKIKMCGSMNRG, from the coding sequence TTGATTACATCAAGAAGTACGATTCTTTTAGAGGCACAAACCAAAGGCTACGCAGTTCCAGCATTTAATATTCATAACTTAGAAACAATGAAAACAGTTTTAGAAACAGCTCAGGAGCTGCGTTCGCCGGTTTTGATCGCAGCTACACCAAGTACAGTTAGTTATATGGGAGAAGAGTTTCTAATTAGTATGATGGAGGCCGCAAAAAAAAGATACGATATACCAATTTGTTTTCATTTGGATCACCATGAAAAAGTTGATAATATCAAAGCATTAATTGATAGTGGAATCCATTCAGTCATGATTGATGCCTCTCACCATGACTTTGAAGAAAATATTCGAATTGTTCGTGAAGTAGTCGATTATGCTTCTTCGTTTGGAGTTGCAGTGGAGGCGGAGCTTGGTCGACTAAGTGGGGTAGAAGATGATCTTGAAGTGGATGTAAAAGATCAAATTTATACAAATCCAGCACAAGCTAAAGAATTTGTCTCAAGAACAGGAATCGATTCGTTAGCTGTTGCCATTGGAACGGCTCATGGTCTTTATAAAGGAGAACCTAAATTAGATATTGAACGATTAAGTGCAATCCAAAAAGAAGTTGATATTCCTCTAGTTCTACATGGAGCTTCGGGCTTACCTGATGAATTAGTACAAAAAACGATTAAAAATGGAATATGTAAAGTAAATATTGCTACTGAATTAAAAATAGCTTTTGCTAATGGATTACGTGGTTACTTAAAAGAACATCCAGATGCCAATGACCCTAGATATTATTTTAAAGATGCAGTAAGAGAAATGAAAATAGTCGTTGCTGATAAAATTAAAATGTGCGGTAGTATGAATCGGGGTTAG
- a CDS encoding ABC transporter substrate-binding protein, which translates to MKKWLVLLLTLALGLLGLAGCGSSDTSGDAKDGKVEITYGFWDKKQVPAVDEIIKLFNEKYPNIKVKTELTPYAQYFQKLETAATGGALPDVLWMNGPHVVQYAEGKVIVPLSDLASKDNYRLDNYPKSLVDLYTVDGKLYGIPKDFDTTGLWYNKKIFDEAGIPYPDNTWDWNKLKEVAKKLTNKEKGIYGFAALMGNQGGYYDFIWQNGGHIISDDGKSVGFDQPEAIEALKYNISFIKEGLSPTQAQMTETAPSELFSSGKIAMMFDGPWMVPEYKKNPDLNVAVVPKGKQRAVSIHGLANVIAANTKHKDAAWKFVQFLGSKEAAEVYAKTGTVIPAYNGTQDAWLKAVPNLNLQAFIDGVDYSVPLPSVKNTGEIWQYETDILKKAWSNEESVEDAAKELTKKADEALAKN; encoded by the coding sequence ATGAAAAAGTGGCTTGTTTTGCTATTAACCTTGGCTTTAGGCTTACTAGGATTAGCTGGATGTGGCAGCAGTGATACATCAGGGGATGCAAAAGATGGAAAGGTTGAAATTACTTACGGTTTTTGGGATAAGAAGCAAGTTCCCGCAGTTGATGAAATTATAAAATTATTTAATGAAAAGTACCCTAATATTAAAGTGAAAACTGAACTTACTCCTTATGCACAGTATTTTCAAAAGCTAGAAACAGCTGCAACAGGAGGAGCGTTACCAGACGTTTTATGGATGAATGGTCCACATGTAGTCCAATATGCGGAAGGTAAAGTAATTGTCCCACTTAGTGACTTGGCTTCAAAGGATAACTATCGTTTAGACAATTATCCTAAGTCATTGGTCGATCTTTATACAGTAGATGGAAAGCTTTATGGTATTCCAAAAGACTTTGATACAACTGGACTTTGGTATAACAAAAAGATTTTTGATGAAGCAGGTATACCTTACCCGGATAATACTTGGGATTGGAATAAGTTAAAAGAAGTAGCTAAGAAATTGACAAATAAAGAAAAAGGAATTTATGGTTTTGCAGCTTTAATGGGTAACCAAGGCGGATATTATGATTTCATTTGGCAAAATGGTGGACATATTATTTCCGACGATGGCAAATCGGTCGGATTTGATCAACCTGAGGCAATTGAAGCACTTAAATATAACATTAGTTTTATAAAAGAAGGTCTGTCACCAACACAAGCTCAAATGACGGAAACAGCACCATCAGAGTTATTCTCATCTGGAAAAATTGCAATGATGTTTGATGGACCTTGGATGGTTCCAGAATATAAGAAAAATCCAGATTTAAATGTAGCTGTTGTACCTAAAGGAAAACAGCGTGCAGTTTCCATTCATGGCTTAGCAAACGTTATTGCGGCAAACACAAAACATAAAGATGCTGCTTGGAAGTTTGTTCAATTCTTGGGTTCTAAAGAAGCAGCAGAAGTATATGCGAAAACTGGTACTGTAATCCCTGCTTATAATGGTACACAAGATGCTTGGCTAAAAGCTGTTCCAAATTTAAATCTTCAAGCATTTATTGATGGAGTTGACTATTCAGTTCCATTACCAAGTGTGAAAAATACAGGCGAAATCTGGCAGTATGAAACAGATATCTTGAAAAAGGCATGGAGTAATGAAGAAAGTGTTGAAGATGCTGCAAAAGAATTAACGAAAAAGGCAGACGAGGCACTAGCTAAGAACTAA
- a CDS encoding SIS domain-containing protein translates to MELLKSSEDERMNVGASHTAKEIAQQPRLWNETKDILLFNRDRILTFLKSIENKHDQLRIILTGAGTSAFVGDTVLPYLKQIVNNKKIAVESIATTNIVSNPYSYLNKDLPTIMISFARSGNSPESLAAIHLGEQVIDDFYGIVFTCNRDGLLAQKKKNDHNHLVIYMPEEANDQGFAMTSSFTTMLFSALLLFNIDQVHNWERKVDELIHAGHAIISESEQSIKQLANSSFQKVVYLGSGVFEGLAREASLKLLELTGGTIPSTFDTSLGFRHGPKSILDKDTVVFVFLSCNPYTRQYDLDILEEIYKETNRGKVVAISSLKDQVAEEYSDLFYHVDLPKISDDIFLTFPFILYAQTFAMYKSINLGFSPDNPSPLGVVNRVVKGVTIHPFTNDTKNGGDLS, encoded by the coding sequence ATGGAGCTATTAAAATCGAGTGAAGATGAAAGAATGAATGTTGGCGCGAGCCATACAGCAAAAGAAATAGCCCAGCAACCTAGATTATGGAACGAAACAAAGGATATTCTTTTATTTAATAGAGACCGAATTCTTACATTTTTAAAGAGCATTGAAAATAAACACGATCAGTTACGAATTATTTTAACTGGTGCAGGTACATCTGCATTTGTTGGTGATACAGTCCTTCCTTATTTAAAACAAATCGTTAACAACAAAAAAATTGCAGTAGAAAGTATTGCTACGACTAATATTGTGTCAAATCCATATTCTTATTTAAACAAGGACCTTCCAACAATCATGATTTCATTTGCTCGTTCAGGAAACAGTCCAGAGAGTTTGGCTGCTATTCATTTAGGAGAACAAGTTATAGATGATTTTTATGGAATCGTTTTTACATGTAACCGAGATGGGCTACTGGCTCAAAAGAAGAAAAATGATCACAATCATTTAGTCATCTATATGCCAGAAGAAGCAAATGACCAAGGATTTGCCATGACGAGTAGTTTTACGACTATGCTTTTCTCCGCTTTACTGCTTTTCAATATTGATCAGGTTCATAATTGGGAGAGGAAAGTTGATGAACTAATACATGCTGGTCATGCAATTATTAGTGAGAGCGAGCAAAGTATTAAACAGCTGGCGAATTCCTCTTTTCAAAAAGTTGTTTATTTAGGATCAGGGGTTTTTGAAGGATTGGCAAGAGAAGCATCATTAAAATTGTTGGAGTTAACAGGTGGGACAATTCCATCAACTTTTGATACCTCATTAGGTTTTAGACACGGCCCTAAGTCCATTTTAGATAAGGATACCGTTGTATTTGTATTTTTATCTTGTAACCCTTATACGAGACAGTATGATCTTGACATTTTGGAAGAGATTTACAAAGAAACGAATCGAGGGAAAGTAGTAGCAATTTCATCTTTAAAGGATCAGGTTGCTGAAGAATATAGTGATCTTTTCTATCATGTGGATCTTCCTAAAATTAGTGATGATATTTTTCTAACTTTCCCTTTTATCTTATACGCACAAACTTTTGCTATGTATAAATCTATTAATCTAGGCTTTTCTCCAGATAACCCTTCCCCATTAGGTGTAGTTAACAGAGTTGTTAAAGGAGTTACGATTCACCCTTTTACAAATGATACGAAGAATGGAGGAGATTTATCTTGA
- a CDS encoding malate:quinone oxidoreductase → MSNRQTRTDIILIGAGVMSATLGSLLKELAPEMEIKVFEKLEKAGEESSNEWNNAGTGHAALCELNYTSEKADGSIDISKAIKINEQFQLSRQFWSYLVNNDLIGNPQDFIMPIPHMSLVQGKENVEFLNKRFEALSKNPLFKGMEYSEDAQKLKEWIPLIMEGRTSNEPIAATKIDSGTDVNFGALTRMMFEHLESKNVVINYRHSVEDIKRTSDGGWEVKVYNMSTGNIDSHIAKFVFIGSGGASLPLLQKTGIPESKHIGGFPVSGLFLVCKNPEVAKQHHAKVYGKAKVGAPPMSVPHLDTRYIDNQKSLLFGPFAGFSPKFLKTGSNMDLISSVKPNNVMTMLAAGVKEMSLTKYLIQQVLLSNEKRMEELREFIPNAKSEDWDIVVAGQRVQVIKDTPAGKGTLQFGTEVVSAADGSIAALLGASPGASTAVHVMLEVLEKCFPGHMMEWAPKIREMIPSFGLNLEEHPELLEEIQASTSKSLGLNEKELAYS, encoded by the coding sequence ATGAGCAACAGACAAACTAGAACAGACATTATCTTAATTGGTGCCGGAGTCATGAGTGCGACTTTGGGATCATTACTAAAAGAATTAGCACCGGAAATGGAAATTAAAGTATTTGAGAAATTAGAAAAAGCAGGAGAAGAAAGCTCTAATGAGTGGAATAATGCAGGTACGGGACATGCTGCATTATGTGAGCTTAACTATACATCAGAAAAAGCTGATGGATCAATTGATATTAGCAAAGCAATAAAAATTAATGAACAGTTTCAACTTTCCAGACAGTTCTGGTCATATCTTGTAAACAATGACTTGATTGGTAATCCACAAGACTTTATCATGCCAATTCCTCATATGAGTTTAGTGCAAGGTAAAGAAAATGTGGAATTTTTGAATAAACGATTTGAAGCGCTTTCTAAAAATCCTCTATTCAAAGGGATGGAATACTCAGAAGACGCTCAAAAGTTGAAAGAATGGATCCCGCTAATCATGGAAGGACGCACATCTAATGAACCAATAGCGGCAACAAAAATTGACTCTGGAACGGACGTAAACTTTGGCGCTTTAACACGCATGATGTTTGAGCACTTAGAGAGTAAGAATGTAGTGATAAACTATAGACATAGTGTTGAAGACATTAAACGCACTAGTGACGGCGGGTGGGAAGTAAAGGTGTATAATATGAGCACTGGTAACATCGATTCCCACATTGCAAAATTTGTGTTTATCGGTAGTGGAGGAGCTAGTCTGCCATTACTACAAAAAACTGGTATCCCTGAGTCAAAACATATTGGTGGGTTCCCTGTAAGTGGACTATTCTTAGTATGTAAAAACCCAGAGGTTGCCAAGCAGCATCATGCAAAAGTATACGGAAAAGCTAAAGTTGGTGCACCACCAATGTCCGTTCCGCATCTTGATACAAGGTATATCGATAACCAAAAGTCGTTATTATTTGGACCGTTTGCTGGGTTTTCACCAAAGTTCTTAAAAACAGGTTCAAATATGGATCTAATTAGTTCTGTAAAACCAAATAACGTTATGACTATGTTAGCTGCAGGCGTAAAAGAGATGTCATTAACTAAATATTTAATCCAACAAGTCTTATTATCGAATGAAAAGCGTATGGAAGAATTACGTGAATTTATTCCAAATGCTAAGAGTGAAGATTGGGATATCGTAGTTGCTGGTCAACGTGTACAAGTTATTAAAGACACGCCAGCTGGAAAAGGAACGCTTCAATTCGGTACGGAAGTAGTTAGTGCAGCTGATGGATCGATTGCGGCATTACTTGGAGCATCTCCAGGTGCTTCGACAGCTGTTCACGTAATGCTTGAAGTATTAGAGAAATGCTTCCCCGGGCATATGATGGAGTGGGCTCCAAAAATTAGAGAGATGATCCCTTCATTTGGTTTAAATCTAGAAGAACATCCAGAACTTTTAGAGGAAATTCAAGCTTCAACTTCAAAATCACTTGGATTAAACGAAAAAGAACTAGCTTATAGTTAA
- a CDS encoding carbohydrate ABC transporter permease, producing MPLQVEVKSKSKLRIQSLTKTRKRSDYFWAYCMIAPTMIGLTIFYLWPIIQTIYFSFTEWGAFGQYEWTGLDNYRQMLEDSNLLQSFKNTGIYIIFTVPIGIFLSILIAVLLNQKIKGKSVYRTLYFLPVITMPAAIAMVWRWLYNSDYGLLNYLLSIFGIKGPQWVSDPKIALYSIIVVAIWSGLGYNMVIFLSGLQGIPRSYYEAAEIDGAGPVKVFFKITLPLLSPVIFFVTIMSFIGAFQVFDLIFMMIGKSSTALENTQSIVYLFYQHAFVLNDKGYAAAIAVLLLIIILIITAIQMVLQKKWVHYD from the coding sequence ATGCCTCTACAAGTTGAAGTGAAATCAAAAAGTAAACTAAGAATACAAAGCTTAACAAAGACGAGAAAACGATCAGATTATTTTTGGGCTTATTGTATGATCGCACCAACAATGATTGGGTTAACTATTTTCTATTTATGGCCAATCATTCAAACCATTTACTTCAGTTTTACAGAATGGGGTGCATTTGGGCAATATGAATGGACAGGATTAGACAATTATAGACAAATGCTAGAAGACTCTAACCTATTACAGTCGTTTAAAAACACAGGCATTTATATCATTTTTACGGTTCCAATTGGTATTTTTTTATCAATTCTTATAGCAGTTCTCTTAAATCAAAAAATTAAGGGCAAATCTGTTTATCGAACCTTGTATTTTTTACCTGTTATTACCATGCCAGCAGCAATCGCTATGGTTTGGAGATGGTTATATAATTCTGATTATGGGCTCCTAAATTATCTTTTATCTATCTTTGGAATAAAAGGTCCACAATGGGTAAGTGATCCAAAAATTGCACTGTATTCAATTATCGTAGTAGCAATTTGGAGTGGACTTGGTTACAACATGGTTATCTTTCTTTCAGGACTACAAGGGATTCCAAGATCATATTACGAAGCAGCGGAGATAGATGGTGCAGGGCCAGTCAAGGTCTTCTTTAAAATAACACTGCCGTTACTTTCCCCGGTTATATTCTTCGTAACTATCATGTCCTTTATTGGAGCGTTCCAAGTGTTTGATTTAATTTTTATGATGATTGGGAAAAGCAGTACAGCACTCGAAAACACTCAATCAATTGTGTACTTATTTTATCAGCATGCATTCGTGTTAAATGATAAAGGTTATGCTGCTGCAATTGCAGTTTTACTACTAATCATTATTTTAATTATTACAGCGATTCAAATGGTTTTACAAAAGAAATGGGTTCATTATGATTGA